The proteins below are encoded in one region of Winogradskyella helgolandensis:
- a CDS encoding fumarate reductase/succinate dehydrogenase flavoprotein subunit: MALDSRVPKGPIKDKWTDYKNHIDLVNPANKRHIDVIVVGTGLAGGSAAATLAELGYNVKAFAYQDSPRRAHSIAAQGGINAAKNYQGDGDSTYRLFYDTVKGGDYRSREANVYRLAEVSANIIDQCVAQGVPFARDYGGLLDNRSFGGVLVSRTFYAKGQTGQQLLLGAYSAMNRQIARGKIEMFNRHEMLDVVVVDGKARGIIARNLVTGEIERHSAHAVVVGSGGYGNVYFLSTNAMGSNATAAWKIHKKGAYFANPCYTQIHPTCIPRSGDYQSKLTLMSESLRNDGRIWVPKNMEDVLAIREGRKKPTDLSEDERDYYLERRYPAFGNLVPRDVASRAAKERCDAGYGVNATGEAVYLDFASAFERYGKEQAKIHNIENPSPAKIKELGQAIVEAKYGNLFQMYEKIIDQNPYETPMMIYPAVHYTMGGVWVDYNLMTTIPGCYCIGEANFSDHGANRLGASALMQGLADGYFVLPYTIGDYLSADIRTGKIPTDSKEFDDAEKEVTDRINFFMNNKGTKSVDYFHKKLGKVMWDKVGMSRNAQGLTEAMSEIKAIREEFWKDIYIPGTADEMNPELEKAGRVADFLELGELFAKDALMREESCGGHFREESAELDGPQKGEAKRNDEDFAFVAAWEYKGEPADAVLHKEELEFKDIELKQRSYK; encoded by the coding sequence ATGGCTTTAGATTCAAGAGTACCAAAGGGTCCAATTAAAGATAAATGGACAGATTATAAAAACCACATCGATTTAGTAAATCCTGCCAACAAACGTCATATCGATGTTATTGTTGTTGGAACAGGACTTGCAGGTGGTTCTGCTGCAGCAACTTTAGCTGAGTTAGGCTATAATGTAAAAGCATTTGCTTACCAAGATTCACCTCGTAGAGCGCATTCAATCGCGGCTCAAGGTGGAATTAACGCAGCAAAAAATTACCAAGGTGATGGTGATTCTACATACCGATTATTTTACGATACCGTAAAAGGTGGTGATTACCGTTCGCGTGAAGCTAACGTATATCGTTTGGCTGAGGTTTCTGCTAATATTATTGACCAATGTGTGGCACAAGGTGTTCCTTTTGCACGTGATTATGGAGGCTTATTAGATAACCGTTCTTTTGGTGGAGTTTTAGTATCTAGAACATTCTACGCTAAAGGTCAAACAGGTCAACAATTATTATTGGGAGCGTATTCAGCTATGAATAGACAAATTGCTCGTGGTAAAATTGAAATGTTTAACCGTCATGAAATGCTAGACGTTGTTGTCGTAGACGGAAAGGCAAGAGGTATTATTGCTCGTAATTTAGTTACAGGTGAAATAGAAAGACATTCAGCACATGCTGTTGTTGTTGGTTCTGGTGGCTATGGAAATGTATATTTCTTATCAACAAACGCTATGGGCTCTAACGCAACTGCAGCTTGGAAAATTCATAAAAAAGGAGCGTATTTCGCGAATCCATGTTATACACAAATTCACCCAACATGTATTCCACGTTCGGGAGATTACCAATCGAAACTGACGTTGATGTCAGAATCATTACGTAATGATGGTCGTATTTGGGTACCTAAAAACATGGAAGATGTATTGGCAATTAGAGAAGGTCGTAAAAAACCAACTGATTTGTCAGAAGATGAACGCGATTATTACTTAGAAAGACGTTATCCTGCATTTGGTAACTTAGTTCCGCGTGATGTAGCATCTAGAGCAGCAAAAGAACGTTGTGATGCTGGTTATGGTGTGAATGCCACTGGTGAAGCGGTTTATTTAGATTTTGCTTCGGCTTTTGAGCGCTACGGGAAAGAACAAGCTAAGATTCATAATATAGAAAATCCTAGTCCGGCAAAAATCAAAGAACTTGGTCAGGCTATTGTAGAAGCTAAATACGGAAACTTATTCCAAATGTATGAGAAGATCATTGATCAGAATCCATACGAAACACCAATGATGATTTATCCAGCGGTGCATTACACCATGGGAGGTGTTTGGGTAGATTATAACTTAATGACAACTATTCCAGGTTGTTACTGTATTGGGGAAGCTAATTTCTCTGATCACGGTGCTAACAGACTTGGGGCTTCAGCCTTAATGCAAGGTTTAGCTGATGGCTATTTCGTATTACCTTATACTATCGGTGATTATTTATCTGCTGATATTCGTACCGGGAAAATTCCAACGGATTCAAAAGAATTTGATGACGCTGAAAAAGAGGTGACCGATAGAATCAATTTCTTTATGAATAATAAAGGAACAAAATCTGTAGATTATTTCCATAAGAAGTTAGGGAAAGTGATGTGGGATAAGGTCGGGATGTCTAGAAACGCTCAAGGTTTAACTGAAGCGATGTCTGAAATTAAAGCCATCAGAGAAGAATTTTGGAAAGATATTTATATTCCAGGAACGGCTGATGAAATGAACCCAGAACTTGAAAAAGCTGGTCGTGTTGCCGATTTCTTAGAATTAGGAGAATTGTTCGCAAAAGATGCGTTAATGCGTGAAGAATCTTGTGGTGGACACTTTAGAGAAGAGTCTGCTGAGTTAGATGGCCCTCAAAAAGGTGAGGCAAAACGTAACGATGAAGACTTTGCATTTGTAGCTGCTTGGGAATATAAAGGTGAACCAGCAGATGCGGTTTTACACAAAGAAGAATTAGAATTTAAAGATATTGAACTAAAACAACGTTCATACAAATAA
- a CDS encoding succinate dehydrogenase/fumarate reductase iron-sulfur subunit: MNLTLKIWRQKDSKAKGQMVDYKVTEISEHMSFLEMMDVLNEQLVNSGEEPVAFDHDCREGICGMCSMYINGEAHGPDRGITTCQLHMRMFNDGDTITIEPFRAAAFPVIKDLVVDRMAFERIQQAGGYISVNTSGNTQDANNIPISKHAADEAMDAATCIGCGACVASCKNSSAMLFVGAKVSQYALLPQGQVEAADRVQNMVAQMDLEGFGNCTNTGACEVECPKGISLENIARMNREYLSATLKG, encoded by the coding sequence ATGAATTTAACACTTAAAATTTGGAGACAAAAAGACTCAAAAGCTAAGGGTCAAATGGTCGATTACAAAGTAACTGAGATTTCAGAACACATGTCTTTCTTAGAAATGATGGATGTTTTGAATGAACAATTAGTTAATTCTGGTGAAGAGCCTGTAGCATTTGATCATGATTGTCGTGAAGGAATTTGCGGAATGTGCTCAATGTACATTAATGGTGAAGCCCATGGTCCAGATAGAGGAATTACAACCTGTCAGTTACACATGCGTATGTTTAACGATGGTGATACTATTACTATTGAGCCATTTAGAGCAGCAGCATTTCCTGTAATAAAAGATTTAGTAGTCGATAGAATGGCTTTTGAGCGTATTCAACAAGCAGGTGGTTATATTTCTGTAAACACGTCTGGTAATACTCAAGATGCCAATAATATTCCTATTTCAAAGCATGCAGCAGATGAAGCTATGGATGCTGCAACTTGTATTGGTTGTGGTGCTTGTGTAGCGAGTTGTAAAAACTCTTCAGCCATGTTGTTTGTTGGTGCTAAAGTATCACAATATGCTTTATTACCACAAGGACAAGTGGAAGCGGCAGACCGTGTTCAAAATATGGTAGCGCAAATGGACTTAGAAGGTTTTGGTAACTGTACCAATACTGGAGCTTGTGAAGTAGAATGTCCTAAAGGTATTTCTTTAGAAAATATTGCACGTATGAATCGTGAGTATTTATCCGCGACTTTAAAAGGTTAA
- a CDS encoding MutS-related protein: MQNPNSFYKEHLEANQVASKRIFKQLSLYSILRLSVFVLTGIGIYFTYQNWQIAVGIGVVGMASFLFLLSRYTDLKSKRNLHKRLIAINEDELKIEKGDFHERLDGEEFQNPKHFFSLDIDLFGKGSFFQFINRTAINEGTQKLTENLLSNDITNIEERQQAIQELAALPEWRQNYAAVAQGVEIEHSATSIITWLKDYQPFLSKTQYWISISFSMASLVIIVLGIAEIIPVSIIGYWLLLGLGITSMFLKNINILAQNTGRAKDTFRQYALLLNAIETKEFTSELLKSKQKLIQSEGLKASEIFAKFSKTLDALDNRNNLISAIFGNGYFLIDIRSSYNVEQWITQYADKVDDWFEVVTFFDAFNSFGNYAFNHQDFTYPILTEEPVTILAEGLGHPLLNPEKRVDSDLKLEEEQFFIVTGANMAGKSTFLRTVALHIVMANVGLPICAKQSKYKPIKLITSMRTTDSLTDDSSYFFSELTRLKFVVDTIENDKNYFVILDEILKGTNSTDKAIGSRKFVEKLVKQHATGIIATHDLSLTEIETELEAVKNYYFDAEIINDELFFDYKLKQGVCQNMNASFLLKKMEII; encoded by the coding sequence ATGCAAAACCCAAATTCATTTTATAAAGAACATTTAGAGGCTAATCAAGTTGCTTCTAAACGAATTTTCAAACAACTTAGTTTATATAGTATACTTAGACTTTCAGTTTTTGTTTTAACAGGAATAGGCATTTACTTTACGTATCAAAATTGGCAAATTGCCGTAGGAATTGGAGTTGTTGGTATGGCATCTTTTCTTTTTCTGCTTTCGAGATATACAGATTTAAAATCGAAAAGAAACTTACACAAACGACTGATTGCCATTAATGAAGACGAATTAAAAATTGAAAAAGGCGATTTTCATGAGCGATTAGATGGTGAAGAATTTCAAAATCCAAAGCATTTTTTTAGTTTGGATATCGATTTATTTGGAAAAGGCTCTTTCTTTCAATTTATAAATAGAACAGCTATTAATGAAGGAACTCAAAAGTTAACCGAAAACTTATTGTCAAACGATATTACGAATATTGAAGAACGACAACAAGCCATACAAGAATTAGCAGCATTACCAGAATGGAGACAAAACTATGCAGCTGTTGCTCAAGGTGTAGAAATAGAACATTCTGCGACTTCTATTATTACATGGTTAAAGGATTATCAACCCTTTTTAAGTAAAACACAATATTGGATATCTATAAGTTTTAGTATGGCGTCTTTAGTTATTATTGTGTTAGGGATTGCTGAAATTATTCCGGTTTCTATAATTGGTTATTGGTTGTTGTTAGGATTGGGAATTACAAGTATGTTTTTGAAGAATATTAATATTCTTGCCCAAAATACAGGACGCGCCAAAGATACGTTTAGGCAATATGCTTTGTTACTTAATGCTATTGAAACCAAAGAATTCACTTCAGAATTATTAAAATCTAAGCAAAAATTGATTCAATCAGAAGGTCTAAAGGCTTCAGAAATATTTGCAAAATTCTCTAAAACCTTGGATGCACTAGACAATAGAAACAATCTTATATCTGCGATTTTCGGAAATGGTTATTTTCTTATTGATATTAGAAGTAGTTACAATGTAGAACAATGGATTACGCAATATGCAGATAAGGTGGACGATTGGTTTGAAGTCGTTACGTTTTTTGATGCCTTTAATAGTTTCGGAAATTATGCTTTTAATCATCAGGATTTTACGTATCCAATTTTAACCGAAGAACCTGTTACAATTTTAGCAGAAGGTTTAGGGCATCCGTTACTAAATCCTGAAAAACGTGTAGATAGCGATTTAAAACTTGAAGAAGAACAATTCTTCATCGTTACTGGAGCGAACATGGCAGGGAAAAGCACCTTTTTAAGAACGGTAGCACTTCATATTGTTATGGCTAATGTTGGACTGCCTATTTGTGCAAAACAAAGCAAATACAAGCCTATTAAGTTGATAACAAGTATGCGAACAACCGACTCCTTAACAGATGATAGTTCGTACTTCTTTAGTGAGCTCACACGATTAAAGTTTGTAGTTGATACGATTGAAAACGATAAAAACTATTTCGTCATATTAGATGAAATTCTAAAAGGCACTAACAGTACAGATAAAGCCATTGGCTCACGTAAGTTTGTTGAGAAATTAGTTAAACAACATGCCACGGGAATCATAGCAACGCACGATTTAAGCCTCACAGAAATTGAAACCGAGTTAGAAGCTGTAAAAAACTATTACTTCGATGCCGAGATCATAAATGATGAACTCTTTTTCGATTATAAATTAAAACAAGGGGTTTGTCAAAACATGAATGCGAGTTTCCTGCTAAAAAAGATGGAGATTATATAA
- the rpmA gene encoding 50S ribosomal protein L27: MAHKKGVGSSKNGRESESKRLGVKIFGGQAAIAGNIIIRQRGNTHHPGENVYQGKDHTLHAKVDGLVKFTKKKDNKSYVSIEAFEA, from the coding sequence ATGGCTCATAAAAAAGGAGTTGGTAGTTCGAAGAATGGTAGAGAATCAGAATCAAAACGTTTAGGCGTTAAGATATTTGGTGGACAAGCTGCTATTGCTGGAAACATTATCATAAGACAACGTGGAAACACGCACCATCCAGGTGAAAACGTTTACCAAGGAAAAGATCATACTTTACATGCTAAAGTTGACGGCCTAGTAAAATTTACTAAGAAAAAAGACAATAAGTCTTACGTTTCTATTGAAGCTTTCGAAGCTTAA
- the rplU gene encoding 50S ribosomal protein L21, with translation MYAIVEIAGHQFKVEKDQRVFVNRLATEEGEKVDFDNVLLIGDGSNITLGAPAIDGALVGAKVLRHLKGDKVIVFKKKRRKGYRVKNGHRQSLTEIVIEGITASGAKKAAPKKEVKKAEPKVEAKAAPKKATGKADDLKKIEGAGPKAAEALVAAGFETFEKVANAKPEELSNVLSEASSRLSHIVTDTWPKQAKLAADGKWDELKELQDRLDGGIEK, from the coding sequence ATGTACGCAATTGTAGAGATAGCAGGGCATCAATTTAAAGTTGAAAAAGACCAAAGAGTTTTTGTTAACCGTTTAGCAACAGAAGAAGGCGAAAAAGTAGATTTCGACAACGTTCTTTTGATTGGTGATGGTAGCAATATTACTTTAGGCGCCCCAGCTATAGACGGAGCACTAGTAGGTGCAAAAGTCTTAAGACACCTTAAAGGTGACAAAGTAATCGTCTTCAAAAAGAAAAGACGTAAAGGTTACCGTGTAAAAAACGGACACAGACAATCTTTAACTGAAATCGTAATTGAAGGTATTACTGCTTCTGGAGCTAAAAAAGCTGCTCCAAAGAAAGAAGTTAAAAAAGCTGAACCAAAAGTAGAAGCAAAAGCTGCTCCTAAAAAAGCAACTGGAAAAGCTGACGATTTAAAGAAAATCGAAGGTGCTGGACCTAAAGCTGCTGAAGCATTAGTTGCTGCTGGTTTTGAAACTTTTGAAAAAGTGGCAAATGCAAAGCCAGAAGAATTAAGCAATGTGCTTAGTGAAGCTAGCTCAAGATTATCACACATCGTTACTGATACTTGGCCAAAGCAAGCTAAATTAGCTGCAGACGGTAAGTGGGACGAGTTAAAAGAATTACAAGACAGATTAGACGGTGGAATTGAAAAGTAA
- a CDS encoding succinate dehydrogenase cytochrome b subunit → MSGILNSSIGRKFAMALSAFFLMIFVLQHFVINLFSVISPDTFNEISHFMGTFWVIQYVIQPILIIGVIFHFVMGFVLEIKNNKANGVKYVKNNGAANSTWMSRNMIWSGGFILAFLIIHFIDFWIPEINTKYIVGDMSGMHNGEFRYFHELQEKFVPLWRVALYIVGFVFLALHLLHGFDSAFQSTGANNKYTKGLQGFGKAYAILIPLGFIFIALFHHLNH, encoded by the coding sequence ATGAGCGGAATTCTAAATTCGTCGATAGGAAGAAAGTTTGCCATGGCACTTTCGGCATTCTTCCTTATGATTTTTGTACTACAACATTTTGTAATTAACCTATTTTCTGTAATAAGTCCTGATACTTTTAATGAGATATCGCACTTTATGGGGACATTTTGGGTAATTCAATATGTGATTCAACCTATTTTAATTATTGGTGTTATTTTTCACTTTGTAATGGGTTTTGTCTTGGAAATCAAAAACAACAAAGCAAATGGTGTTAAATATGTGAAAAATAATGGTGCTGCCAATTCGACTTGGATGAGCAGAAACATGATTTGGAGTGGAGGTTTTATCCTTGCTTTTTTAATCATTCACTTTATCGATTTCTGGATTCCAGAGATTAATACAAAATATATTGTTGGTGATATGTCTGGAATGCACAATGGTGAGTTTAGATATTTTCATGAATTGCAAGAAAAATTTGTTCCGCTTTGGAGAGTTGCACTTTACATTGTAGGTTTTGTGTTTTTAGCACTTCACTTATTACATGGTTTTGACTCCGCATTTCAGTCTACAGGCGCAAACAACAAATACACAAAAGGATTACAGGGATTCGGAAAGGCTTACGCAATTTTAATTCCATTAGGATTTATATTTATTGCATTATTTCATCACCTTAATCACTAA